The region cttacacttatatagtgcttttctggacactccactcaaagcgctttacaggtaatggggatcccatccaccaccaccaacaaaCCCCCCCACTCAAACCGTGACCACCACAGTTCCAAAACCATCCTCTCCTCGCTGGTCTCTCCATGCTTCTCTAAGGGCAAACCTTCAGTGAAAGCTTCACTCCTCTGTCCCCTTCTCTGCCCCAGATCCAACCACACTTTCTGCTTGACAAGACCAGAACTATGAGGACACAAGACAGGTCACAGACGAGATAGTAGATGGTGGTTTCTTGGTctcagctcatccagctgtgtcctttaagaaaccagggtattggcttcaaaatCAAGGCTTGGTAGTTTGTTCCACGACCCTACCACCGTTTGTGTAAAGGAGTGTCTCCTGTTCcacttttaaatgcacttcatgTACTTTCCACgcatgtcctctggtttgtgtttcattgttgaaaaataaagaaagactTTCCTGTTCAGGATTTCAAGATTAAAGAGATTTATTTCCTTAATATATTGATTGGATTTTAGTAGATTTCTTCTGAGATGCACGCTTTACTTCGGTACCCGCTTCTGTAACACCTATTCTTAGAAAAGTTCAAAAAGTGATCAATGGTAAATAAATGCAAAGTTAGCAGGATAGAGTTAGAACTTCGTTTATAATTATTAAGTAACCTCACAGCATAGGTTTAAGCTATCGGGGCTAACTGTTCTGTACGCTAATACGTGTGCATCTATCGACCCTCTTCCGACCGCCAATGCCTGTCGGGAAATGTAGTCTCACTGCCCAGCCACCAGGAAGACCAAACGGACCACTTCATTTACAGAAGCCCAGAGGgggtattttattttagacCCTCGTGGAAACGGAGTGGTTTTCATTCAAGCAGGCCGACGGAGAGAGTAAACACTGTGCTTACGTACTGAGTACCTTTTACAACAGGGGCGTATTCCCGGCAGAGAGCAGCGTGGATTGAAATATCTGCACACCCCGTTCTCCCTTCCCCCCGCCCGACTTAAGTGGACTCTCCGGCCGTCATGGCGCTGGTAGGCTATGGCGTGTCGTCCGACTCCGAGTCCGGGTCAGAAAGCGACGACAAGGAGGGTTGCGGAGCGGCTGAAAGGTGAGCGGGGCAGGTGGCCGGAGGCAGGTGTAAGGGTTCAGGCAGGAGGGCCTGTCAGTCCTCAGCGCGCACCCTGCCGAGCGGGGTCAGGGGTGGGAAGAGCACTGCCAGTAGGTCTCTGAATTTGGGTCTGATGTCGGTGGCTCTGCCTGGGCGTGTGCAGCTGTAAGAAACAGGGTGAGAACAGGCGGTATTCCCGCCTCTGGTAACGGTGAGAAAGTCGCGAGTCGGCGCAGGTTTGCAGCGCTATTGGCGTCATTCGGACCCGAGTCCAGACGTCACTCAGACCCGTTCCCCACCGGGAGCACGTGACGTGTGCCCGTGGCGTGTTTCCGTTTTTGTTCTGGGACCCTTGTGTGCAGAGTCTGCACTTTCTCCACATTGTTTTTCCCCTCTGGCTTCAGTTCTGGACTGGGGTCCATCAGCGCAGAGCCTGTTCCTCAGCAGGGCGTCATGAATACTGGCCAGCGGGCAGGGGAGCGCTGGGAGAGAAGCAGCCCTCTGGAGTGTGACCACCAGAGCAGCTGGCGCACACCGGACTTCTCGGCGTGGGAGGGTGGGGGGCTTCCCTGCGCCCCGCGTGACGAGGGAAGTGGGGTTCAGCCAGGGCCCGCGGGTGTCAGCCTCTCACTGGCTGTCTTGTGTTCCAGAGAATCCAGAGCCCCCAgcgcaggaggaggaggagagggaaggGAGACAGGCCGGAATCTCCTGCTGGACTCGGGAGACGAGGACGAGAGCGAGTCGGACCCGGAGCCGGAGCCGGGACCCGGGCCGGACCCGAGTGAGCCAGCAGAGGGCCGGACCGCCACCCCGCGCAGGCTGCCGGCCCCCAGCCTGGGCCCGGGCGAGCTGGGCGGCGCCAGCAGCGTGTTCGCCAACCCGTTCCGGGCCCGCGCGGAGCAGAGCCTGAGCGTGCTGCAGCGCCACGTGCCCCTCACGCTGCAGCCGCGCCCCGCCTGCATCGGGGGGCGCCCCGTCTGCCTGGCCTACCGCAAGGACGGGCGCTGTCGCTTCGGGGGCCGCTGCAGGTTCGCCCACGACAGCGACCTGCAGGTCCCGCCCCCCGCGGCCCCCCAGCACTCCCCGCCGCCCCAGGCCTccgggctcgaacccgggccggATCCCCCTGTGGAGTCGCCCGGCCGGACTGGCAGACGGAAGCCCGGGGTCAGCGACACCCTGATCCCCCCTAAACGGGCGCTGAGGGACTACGAGGCCAGCGTGGCCAAGGACAGGCCCTGGCTGCTGTAGCCGAGCTCCGGCACGGCCCGGTTCTGCTCGGGGGAGAGCTGCAGGAGCACAGCCTCGGGCCCCGAGGACAGTGTGCGTCTCCGCGGCGGGACGTCTGTCTGGTGGCTCCTGTCAGTCCTGTCCGCCAGGGCTTGCGCACACAGGATGGACAGCAGGATGGACTTGTACACTTGATGTGCAGCAGTGCTTTTTTTGAAGCCTTCGTGAGGATTTCCTGAACTTACAACTGCAGAGCTTTTGCAAACAAGAGGCCATCGAGCCCCTGGTTGTCGGTAACAGGTTGATGCGAGGATCTCCCCCTGTTGCGTCGTGAAAGAGGCCGGGGTATTGGACTCCCTTGTGTCCCTTCTAGTGTTCTTGTCCAGCCCTCGCCCACACGGTCCGGTTTCCAGTCGCCATTCCTGTGACCCAGCTTGCGGACATGTTTTTACTCCTCGCCCCTTGATCCCGGTGAACCTGTCTGTACTGTAGGGACACCCGTGTTTTTCAGGGGGGATCGGTGAGAAAGGGGAGTTCCTGTCTGGGGCTTCTGGGAAGCACTCACTGGTTTCAAGCAACTCTAGCAATGTTAAcattaaaagttattttgatTTGCCTTCTAccgcatttgtttttatttttgtgcttgCGCAGGCCAATTCAGATTTTTGTGTTGCTAGTAATGTGGCCGGTCTGAACTACAGTACGTCACACATTTAAGGCACAGGACTCCTTTCTAACCTGCGgtccaaccccatgtaagctgcTTTTGGAAAACGGTTCTTGTAGCAATTGGATGTCCGGAAATGTCAAGGTGAACAGGCCTCTTGTGCTCTGAAACTGCACAGAGACCCCTGCTGCTCCTGGGGCTCTCTCCAGCAGTTTAAACCAACCCACCAGGAAGCAGGAAGTACAGACCTGAGGCTATCCTGGACCAGGGTTGTCCATCTCTTCTTAACATAGTGGGTCCTGGTCTTGAACCCTGGCCTGTTTAAACCCAGAGAAACGGACAACCCCCCCTTGGCCCTCACGCTGGAGGAGGCAAGAAGTGATCAGGtggactccacccagacagacGTCTTCAGCTGGAGTCATACCCTGGGCCCCCTGCGCCTGTGAGGCTAATAAATCTGGTTTTACAAAAATCCTGGCTTTTAAAATGGCCACATCCCTTCTCAGTAGCAGTAAAGAAAACAGCTTTAATGCTCAACCTCCTGCCCCGTACCTCATCTACCCCTAAACCTGACCCCTAACTAGTGCCTCATCAAACCTTACTTTTGACCCCTCACCCCTGACCCACACCTCGGTCAAACCCTAGCCCCTGACTCCTAACCCCTGCTTCATCCAACTCTAATCATGACCTCTGACCCCAACGCGAACCGCTGTCTTGGCTCCAGCACAGAGGCTGCAGATTCTGTGCATTTTTTTCTCCGGTCACTTGAAAGCTGCAGCTGTACCAGAGCTAAATGACTCTGGTAGGAAGCTCAGCGACTTTACCATGAAGACCTGGTGAAGCTCGGTTCAGATCAAGGGGTTGGTTTGGCACCCGGAAAATGTAGCTCACCAAGCGTTTTCTATGTACTGTTGACAACCCTTCCCAGAAATGAACTCTGCACCCCTGGGGTACACACAGTGGAGTGACCAAGGAGCACTGTCCACACCCCTGGGGTACACCGTGACCAGGAAGCCCAGACCACGCCCCTAGGATCCACACAGGGGTGACCAGGGAGCAATGTCCATACCCCTGGGGTACACACAGTGGAGTGACCAGGCAGCTTGGCCCAGCCCCCTGGGGTACACAGTGAACAGGAAGCCCAGACCCCGCCCCTGGGGTACACAGTGAACAGGAAGCCcagacccctctctctctctctctctctcacacacaaaataaaatacagagacCTTCTGAAGCAGCAGTTTCTATTAAAAGGAAAAGGATTTGCCTCTGTTACACAGTAGTTTAATCAACTATCTGGATAATAAACATGAGTGGAGTAATGTTCTGGGGTCTCGGGGAGGAACTGAgccaatttaaatcaaataaaagcAATTATGTACAGACCAGCACACAGCCTGACCCCTCTGTGTACTGGGCTACCGGGCTACAGGACACCAGCTCTCCAGACCAGGCAATCGATTCGGGTCCTCTTCACAGCAggagcaaacagaaaaagaaagtttaaaaaacCTTAAACCACATTCTTCCAGGGTCATTTGAGGAGAGAAGAACTAAAATACAATACAGGCCAAAAGTCCTTATGCTGTAAATGTAGAAAAACAACAGGTTAATAGGAAAAGCAGATTTCTTAACTGGATCTACTGCAGGGGGCTGGGATAGATAGTGTCCTCCCAGCCACTGTGGGGGGGGGATCAGGGTGGACAGAGTGTCCTTCCAGACACCACAGGGGGGATACTGGGATGGACAGAGTGTCCTCCCAGCCACTGTAGGGGGGATCATGGTGGACAGTGTCCTTCCAGAACCTGCAGGCTGTATTCCCTGAGCCTGAACAGGCTAAAAAAAGTCTGAAATCAGCTCCTGCACCAGGAGGCCCAGCTGCCCTTCTTACTCAAACAGCCCAGAAGACACAGAGGCAGAGGATGAGCTTCAGATGAAAGAAAAGGCCAGACattcaatttcaaaataaaagtgaGTTCTCTAGAACTCTAATTGAACCAACAGTTTTAAGTACCGTCTTAAAAACCTTCAAACTGCGATTAGATCGCAATGGGGGGCACACTTTTGGCCTGCAGTGTACAAATACAGCACTCCAGCCTCcctggtcagtgtgtgtgttgggggggacCCTCATTGGACAGGGTATCCCCTCCCCCCAGCACAAAGCCCCCTCTCCAACATGCCCTGTCCACCCCAGATCACGGAGCAGGAACGCCTTCATGGGACTCCGGTGTTGGTTGGTTCATGGAAGTTGTCTGCAGAGTCGCTCAGCCTAGTGAGGGGCAGGAAGGAGAGTCCGGCGAAGCTGCTCTGAACAcagctgtacacacacacacacaagccctGCGCCCGGGGAGTCCACACAAACAGCTGCTGTGCAGGTCCTGAAGTCACGGCAAGGACAAATATATACACGGCATCCCATCATCCTCTTCAGGGCAAAGGGAGAAGGGGCGGGGCCATGAGTTGGCCAATTGTCTCTCTCGCCAAAGACCTGTCCCACCCCTGCCCCGCCCCCTCTACTGCAGTAGGGTGTGTGGCTCTGAGCTGTCGATCAGGACCTCGGCTACCGTCTCGGTGCTGATGACCAGCCCCAGAGAGTCACGGTGCGGCTCCGGGCACGCGCCCCGGTCCAGGGCATCGGGGGCGCCGGTGGGAGGAGGCTGGGGGGCCAGCAGCACCCCTCCCAGGCCCACCAGGCCGGCCTCCCCGCTCACACCCTGCTCGGTGGGCTGGGGGGGCGCGGCCGCGATGGCAGTGGGGGAGGCCGTGTCCAGGATGTCGGAGCTGGTGATGAGTGCGCCGGCGTTGGCGGCCAGGGCCTCCGCGATCAGCACCTCGGGGTGGCTCTTGGCCTTGTGGGCGACCACACTGTCCTTCTTCTCAAACTTCTTGCCACAGATGTTGCAGGAGAACTGATAGAAGGTGTCAGCATCGTGCTTCTTCATGTGCCAGTTTAGAGAGGCCTTCTGCCGACAGGTGAAGCCACAGATCTCACACctgagaaagagagacaggtactaaagtacattaacactgcactgagagagaggagttaaaacagtccagacacactgactggacacta is a window of Lepisosteus oculatus isolate fLepOcu1 chromosome 6, fLepOcu1.hap2, whole genome shotgun sequence DNA encoding:
- the LOC138239438 gene encoding uncharacterized protein is translated as MALVGYGVSSDSESGSESDDKEGCGAAERESRAPSAGGGGEGRETGRNLLLDSGDEDESESDPEPEPGPGPDPSEPAEGRTATPRRLPAPSLGPGELGGASSVFANPFRARAEQSLSVLQRHVPLTLQPRPACIGGRPVCLAYRKDGRCRFGGRCRFAHDSDLQVPPPAAPQHSPPPQASGLEPGPDPPVESPGRTGRRKPGVSDTLIPPKRALRDYEASVAKDRPWLL